From Rhodamnia argentea isolate NSW1041297 chromosome 10, ASM2092103v1, whole genome shotgun sequence, a single genomic window includes:
- the LOC115739083 gene encoding uncharacterized protein LOC115739083 isoform X2, producing MRLLLRPFTVHTAVECESFENDERDCFLSFSIFPSPARKLCARSRLLSRELRFPNDSFGFSRENLSDQMFDKRNEDFYMNFSRRELQTLCKKYGLPANRSKSDLANLLASRSQECNLRPLSQVHRDLQLRFAEKEGASVTGDYGSISFPQDKDVRQWFHHTVRANQLEGSVEAQRFDEGISGDLLPQHAETSYSQFSLQSDSTGFHCGVVPRMIPCEKEVGLHGSGAAECMSQIQFKDITAGAFCAADVVSASVYSAMVPSSSFEFHVRSEEGISLHVDLNLSPSDWAEKLKNDVCIFESVNCMNNQSSREELGHLGENNVMKSSPSQTADNSQIAAAPSDEDKGNSFKDCFHPDRVDSLLISAAEVPSVMDAEVSKGLEEVQMPISTKSESVAQSQIVSPVAPCGMDGRRTSFDPNISDNPDIKSCNDSFSHTISDGTVSFITSDHVAKHGGETCVNSDLENNCKPTNFGATVPEGYRVGSTELHLSKAATLQGHSLSPFKTNAIDFLVDWKNKSESEGESANTFELKRNNDENVPTCSDIEKLYECCNISERHPIVLKERSSTASGVESIVCWQFEKSSARSSSRYDDVDSGEMLQKRLRVDSDDQSDCVGMDVRISRCSKHPNMEVLPRRSVRLVPKELSTGYLQRDHRHVV from the exons ATGCGATTGCTTCTCCGCCCGTTTACGGTTCACACCGCTGTGGAGTGTGAAAGCTTTGAAAATGACGAGCGAGATTGCTTTCTAAGTTTCAGCATTTTCCCGTCTCCTGCTCGGAAGCTGTGCGCACGCTCCCGTTTGCTCTCTCGCGAGCTGCGATTTCCAAACGATTCCTTCGGATTTTCTCGAGAAAACTTGTCCGATCAG ATGTTTGACAAAAGGAATGAAGACTTCTACATGAACTTCTCTAGGAGAGAGCTTCAAACTTTGTGCAAAAAATATGGTTTGCCTGCCAATCGGTCAAAATCTGATCTGGCGAATTTGCTAGCTTCTCGCTCGCAG GAATGCAATTTAAGGCCATTATCTCAGGTGCATCGTGACTTACAATTAAGATTTGCAGAAAAAGAAG GGGCTTCTGTCACGGGTGACTATGGATCAATTTCTTTTCCTCAAGATAAAGATGTCAGGCAGTGGTTTCATCATACTGTGAGAGCCAATCAGTTGGAAGGATCTGTAGAGGCTCAAAGGTTTGATGAG GGCATATCTGGAGACCTGCTTCCTCAACATGCGGAGACATCCTATTCTCAGTTTTCTTTACAAAGTGATAGCACTGGTTTTCATTGTGGTGTAGTCCCGAGAATGATACCTTGTGAGAAAGAAGTGGGTTTGCACGGATCTGGTGCGGCAGAGTGCATGTCCCAAATCCAGTTTAAAGATATAACGGCCGGTGCATTTTGTGCAGCAGACGTTGTTTCTGCATCTGTATACTCTGCCATGGTTCCTTCCTCTTCATTTGAATTTCATGTCAGGTCAGAAGAGGGAATTAGTCTTCATGTGGACCTCAACTTGAGCCCATCTGACTGGGCTGAAAAACTTAAAAACGATGTATGTATATTTGAGAGTGTCAATTGTATGAATAATCAAAGTTCTCGCGAGGAGCTTGGACATCTTGGGGAGAATAATGTGATGAAAAGTTCCCCTTCACAGACCGCAGATAACAGCCAAATTGCTGCTGCCCCTTCGGATGAAGATAAAGGAAATAGTTTTAAGGATTGTTTTCACCCTGATAGAGTTGACAGTTTGTTGATTTCTGCTGCTGAGGTGCCAAGTGTCATGGATGCGGAAGTTTCAAAGGGTTTAGAAGAAGTTCAGATGCCAATCTCAACCAAATCTGAATCGGTTGCACAGAGCCAGATAGTTTCTCCGGTTGCACCCTGCGGCATGGATGGTCGTAGAACCAGCTTTGATCCGAATATCTCTGACAACCCTGACATAAAGTCTTGCAATGATTCATTTTCACATACAATATCAGATGGAACAGTTAGTTTTATCACATCAGATCATGTTGCCAAGCATGGTGGTGAAACTTGTGTTAATTCAGATCTAGAAAACAACTGTAAACCCACTAATTTTGGTGCGACGGTTCCTGAAGGGTACAGAGTTGGTTCCACAGAGTTGCACTTGTCGAAAGCTGCAACCTTGCAAGGGCATTCACTTTCACCTTTCAAGACTAATGCAATTGACTTTCTGGTTGATTGGAAGAACAAAAGTGAATCAGAAGGTGAATCAGCCAACACCTTTGAGCTTAAGCGCAACAATGACGAAAATGTTCCAACTTGTTCTGACATAGAG AAACTATATGAATGTTGCAATATATCTGAACGGCATCCTATCGTTCTTAAGGAGAGGAGCAGCACTGCTAGTGGGGTGGAGAGTATTGT ATGCTGGCAATTTGAAAAATCTTCTGCAAGAAGTTCTTCAAGATATGATGATGTTGATTCGGGTGAAATGTTACAAAAGAGACTACGAGTGGATAGCGATGACCAAAGTGACTGTGTTGGAATGGATGTTAGAATTTCGAGATGCTCCAAACATCCTAATATGGAAGTTCTCCCAAGAAGATCTGTGCGGTTGGTGCCCAAG GAGTTAAGCACTGGGTATCTTCAGAGAGACCATAGGCACGTGGTTTGA
- the LOC115739083 gene encoding uncharacterized protein LOC115739083 isoform X5: protein MFDKRNEDFYMNFSRRELQTLCKKYGLPANRSKSDLANLLASRSQECNLRPLSQVHRDLQLRFAEKEGPGASVTGDYGSISFPQDKDVRQWFHHTVRANQLEGSVEAQRFDEGISGDLLPQHAETSYSQFSLQSDSTGFHCGVVPRMIPCEKEVGLHGSGAAECMSQIQFKDITAGAFCAADVVSASVYSAMVPSSSFEFHVRSEEGISLHVDLNLSPSDWAEKLKNDVCIFESVNCMNNQSSREELGHLGENNVMKSSPSQTADNSQIAAAPSDEDKGNSFKDCFHPDRVDSLLISAAEVPSVMDAEVSKGLEEVQMPISTKSESVAQSQIVSPVAPCGMDGRRTSFDPNISDNPDIKSCNDSFSHTISDGTVSFITSDHVAKHGGETCVNSDLENNCKPTNFGATVPEGYRVGSTELHLSKAATLQGHSLSPFKTNAIDFLVDWKNKSESEGESANTFELKRNNDENVPTCSDIEKLYECCNISERHPIVLKERSSTASGVESIVCWQFEKSSARSSSRYDDVDSGEMLQKRLRVDSDDQSDCVGMDVRISRCSKHPNMEVLPRRSVRLVPKELSTGYLQRDHRHVV, encoded by the exons ATGTTTGACAAAAGGAATGAAGACTTCTACATGAACTTCTCTAGGAGAGAGCTTCAAACTTTGTGCAAAAAATATGGTTTGCCTGCCAATCGGTCAAAATCTGATCTGGCGAATTTGCTAGCTTCTCGCTCGCAG GAATGCAATTTAAGGCCATTATCTCAGGTGCATCGTGACTTACAATTAAGATTTGCAGAAAAAGAAGGTCCAG GGGCTTCTGTCACGGGTGACTATGGATCAATTTCTTTTCCTCAAGATAAAGATGTCAGGCAGTGGTTTCATCATACTGTGAGAGCCAATCAGTTGGAAGGATCTGTAGAGGCTCAAAGGTTTGATGAG GGCATATCTGGAGACCTGCTTCCTCAACATGCGGAGACATCCTATTCTCAGTTTTCTTTACAAAGTGATAGCACTGGTTTTCATTGTGGTGTAGTCCCGAGAATGATACCTTGTGAGAAAGAAGTGGGTTTGCACGGATCTGGTGCGGCAGAGTGCATGTCCCAAATCCAGTTTAAAGATATAACGGCCGGTGCATTTTGTGCAGCAGACGTTGTTTCTGCATCTGTATACTCTGCCATGGTTCCTTCCTCTTCATTTGAATTTCATGTCAGGTCAGAAGAGGGAATTAGTCTTCATGTGGACCTCAACTTGAGCCCATCTGACTGGGCTGAAAAACTTAAAAACGATGTATGTATATTTGAGAGTGTCAATTGTATGAATAATCAAAGTTCTCGCGAGGAGCTTGGACATCTTGGGGAGAATAATGTGATGAAAAGTTCCCCTTCACAGACCGCAGATAACAGCCAAATTGCTGCTGCCCCTTCGGATGAAGATAAAGGAAATAGTTTTAAGGATTGTTTTCACCCTGATAGAGTTGACAGTTTGTTGATTTCTGCTGCTGAGGTGCCAAGTGTCATGGATGCGGAAGTTTCAAAGGGTTTAGAAGAAGTTCAGATGCCAATCTCAACCAAATCTGAATCGGTTGCACAGAGCCAGATAGTTTCTCCGGTTGCACCCTGCGGCATGGATGGTCGTAGAACCAGCTTTGATCCGAATATCTCTGACAACCCTGACATAAAGTCTTGCAATGATTCATTTTCACATACAATATCAGATGGAACAGTTAGTTTTATCACATCAGATCATGTTGCCAAGCATGGTGGTGAAACTTGTGTTAATTCAGATCTAGAAAACAACTGTAAACCCACTAATTTTGGTGCGACGGTTCCTGAAGGGTACAGAGTTGGTTCCACAGAGTTGCACTTGTCGAAAGCTGCAACCTTGCAAGGGCATTCACTTTCACCTTTCAAGACTAATGCAATTGACTTTCTGGTTGATTGGAAGAACAAAAGTGAATCAGAAGGTGAATCAGCCAACACCTTTGAGCTTAAGCGCAACAATGACGAAAATGTTCCAACTTGTTCTGACATAGAG AAACTATATGAATGTTGCAATATATCTGAACGGCATCCTATCGTTCTTAAGGAGAGGAGCAGCACTGCTAGTGGGGTGGAGAGTATTGT ATGCTGGCAATTTGAAAAATCTTCTGCAAGAAGTTCTTCAAGATATGATGATGTTGATTCGGGTGAAATGTTACAAAAGAGACTACGAGTGGATAGCGATGACCAAAGTGACTGTGTTGGAATGGATGTTAGAATTTCGAGATGCTCCAAACATCCTAATATGGAAGTTCTCCCAAGAAGATCTGTGCGGTTGGTGCCCAAG GAGTTAAGCACTGGGTATCTTCAGAGAGACCATAGGCACGTGGTTTGA